From one Saprospiraceae bacterium genomic stretch:
- a CDS encoding 2-dehydro-3-deoxyglucarate aldolase: MNDLKQRLRLGQTVHGCWLNLGSALTAEIVGSSGFDWVLIDLEHGAGAEKDVLAQLQALKNTGTAALVRVESAEPARISRVMDMGALGVMCPKVNNAAEAQKVVQGLHYPPLGRRGVAIMVRATDFGNSFDQYYQDTRTHALCIVQIETKEALLHLDEIAGVDGVDVLFIGPADLTMDMGIFGQFDHPLYLQAVRDIVQAADKSGKVAGILFFDPNNDYPKYHGMGIRFLACGSDSVFVANGAGTLAKKLDSLR; the protein is encoded by the coding sequence ATGAATGATTTAAAACAAAGACTTCGCCTGGGCCAAACCGTCCATGGATGTTGGTTGAATCTAGGAAGTGCATTGACTGCAGAGATCGTAGGCTCCTCCGGATTTGATTGGGTCCTGATCGATCTGGAGCATGGTGCAGGTGCGGAGAAAGATGTGCTGGCACAACTTCAAGCACTGAAAAATACTGGTACTGCCGCTCTCGTCAGAGTGGAAAGTGCAGAGCCTGCTCGCATCTCGAGAGTCATGGATATGGGCGCCCTGGGAGTAATGTGTCCAAAGGTTAATAATGCTGCAGAAGCTCAAAAAGTAGTGCAGGGACTGCATTATCCTCCCTTGGGCCGTCGTGGAGTGGCCATCATGGTCAGAGCGACAGATTTCGGTAACTCATTTGATCAATATTACCAGGATACCAGGACACATGCATTGTGCATCGTACAAATCGAAACCAAAGAAGCTTTGCTTCATCTGGATGAAATCGCCGGGGTAGATGGAGTAGATGTCCTTTTTATCGGGCCGGCTGATCTTACGATGGACATGGGCATTTTTGGCCAGTTTGATCATCCCCTGTATTTACAAGCTGTGCGAGACATAGTACAGGCGGCCGACAAGTCTGGTAAGGTAGCGGGCATTTTGTTTTTTGACCCCAATAATGATTACCCAAAATATCACGGCATGGGTATCCGGTTTTTGGCCTGTGGTTCGGATTCTGTCTTTGTAGCAAATGGAGCCGGTACTTTAGCAAAAAAACTGGATTCGTTAAGATAA
- a CDS encoding discoidin domain-containing protein — MKIFLFPYALCIASGIILLTACAPQKSDPKTWPVVQLPEGADTTSEYWKGIDLEPKAPVVPLPVKKEQEKFLLPPGYKMEAVLTEPKIEQPAAITFDGNGRMYVLELRSYMLTADSKGTLEPVSGISRWEDADNDGVYEKGGLFVDSLVFPRFVLPVGPNSILTMESNADIVYKYTDTNQDGRADKKEFFTDNFGRAGNVEHQQAFLYWGMDNWLYSTVNPFRVRETALGVIRESTASNHAQWGITHDDDGKLWFQGGSNGLPSYFQFPVHYGDYVVKDHNFAEGFDVPWGAPIHLADMQGGMGAVRMPEGTLNRVTGASGNDIFRGHRLPQDLVGQYFYGEPVARIVRQINAEVKEGLTTLHNVYQEQQSEFIRSTDPLFRPVDMATAPDGTMYIVDMYHGIIQEGEWTPVGSYLRAKIEQYQLDKVVSLGRIWRLTHTEMERDKTKPHMYDQTSAELLAHLAHPNGWWRDMAQQILVQRKDSSVTGALVDLVRKSNKIEARFHALWALEGIGTLESDLVKEQMKDSNPRMRIMALWVSESLYKAGDKSFDKIYLDMMNDPDIQVKMRAMMTGRLLKIPGTNDLVKKVLTRDTTAGVQLVGKQVLEPQLVTSFFGRSNPNFTKEEKALVDNGSKIYASLCATCHGALGNGISAGPGKLIAPSLIGSARVQAHPDYVIKTLLHGVIGELQKESYAGIMMAPMGKNSDEWIASVASFIRANFENESSPVSPADVSRVRKATSSQTKSYKFDSLWASIPKVLELQPNWKVTASHTGNVRKGSTASPRGAFTFEGWTTEKLQQEGMWFHIELPATKKISELQFKSPQINRGFRPPMPPPLQTCPREYNLEVSIDGSTWTKIIDKGAGTGSSTTIRFDPIEARYIRLTLTQSASIVKGERRGQPFDYITPWTMREFKIFAL; from the coding sequence ATGAAAATATTTTTATTTCCTTATGCACTTTGTATTGCCTCCGGTATCATTTTGCTTACAGCTTGTGCACCCCAAAAAAGTGATCCCAAAACCTGGCCGGTGGTACAACTTCCTGAAGGAGCCGATACGACAAGCGAATATTGGAAAGGAATAGATTTAGAGCCAAAGGCACCGGTAGTGCCTCTTCCTGTCAAAAAAGAACAAGAGAAGTTTCTCCTACCTCCGGGATATAAGATGGAAGCAGTGTTGACAGAGCCCAAAATCGAGCAACCAGCTGCTATCACTTTTGATGGCAATGGAAGGATGTATGTCCTCGAACTTCGCTCTTATATGCTGACAGCTGACTCCAAAGGTACGCTGGAGCCGGTCAGTGGGATATCCAGGTGGGAAGATGCAGACAATGATGGAGTCTATGAAAAAGGTGGCTTGTTTGTAGATAGCCTTGTATTTCCAAGATTTGTTTTACCGGTAGGACCCAACAGTATCCTGACCATGGAATCCAATGCCGACATCGTATATAAGTATACCGATACAAATCAGGATGGCCGTGCTGATAAAAAAGAATTTTTCACAGATAATTTTGGCCGGGCAGGCAATGTAGAACATCAACAGGCATTTTTATATTGGGGTATGGACAATTGGCTGTACAGCACCGTCAATCCATTTAGAGTGCGGGAGACAGCACTCGGGGTCATCAGGGAATCCACTGCTTCTAATCATGCCCAGTGGGGTATCACCCATGATGATGACGGCAAGCTTTGGTTCCAGGGAGGTTCCAATGGACTGCCATCCTACTTTCAGTTTCCGGTACATTATGGTGATTACGTAGTAAAGGATCATAATTTTGCAGAAGGCTTTGATGTGCCCTGGGGAGCGCCAATCCATTTAGCCGACATGCAAGGTGGTATGGGTGCGGTGCGCATGCCCGAAGGCACGCTTAATCGAGTCACCGGAGCCTCCGGCAATGATATATTCAGAGGTCACCGACTACCCCAGGACCTGGTGGGCCAATATTTTTATGGTGAACCTGTAGCCCGCATCGTCCGGCAAATCAATGCTGAAGTAAAAGAAGGACTGACTACGCTCCACAATGTATATCAGGAACAACAATCTGAATTTATTCGATCTACAGACCCATTGTTCAGGCCTGTAGACATGGCCACGGCACCCGATGGTACCATGTATATCGTAGACATGTATCATGGCATCATCCAGGAAGGTGAATGGACCCCGGTTGGATCTTACCTCCGGGCCAAAATAGAACAATATCAACTGGACAAAGTGGTCAGCCTGGGAAGGATATGGAGGCTGACCCATACAGAAATGGAGCGGGACAAAACCAAACCGCATATGTATGATCAGACATCGGCAGAGCTGCTGGCACACCTGGCACATCCCAATGGATGGTGGCGTGATATGGCGCAACAGATCCTCGTGCAACGAAAAGACTCCTCTGTCACTGGTGCTTTGGTCGACCTGGTGCGCAAGAGCAATAAAATTGAAGCCAGGTTCCACGCATTATGGGCGTTGGAAGGCATCGGCACCCTGGAATCCGACCTGGTGAAGGAACAAATGAAAGACTCCAATCCCCGCATGCGCATAATGGCGCTATGGGTGAGTGAATCGCTCTATAAAGCAGGAGACAAATCTTTTGATAAAATCTACCTGGACATGATGAATGATCCGGATATCCAGGTCAAGATGCGGGCTATGATGACCGGAAGATTATTGAAGATACCCGGGACTAATGATCTGGTAAAAAAAGTATTGACCCGGGATACCACTGCAGGAGTACAATTGGTCGGCAAGCAAGTGCTGGAACCTCAGCTTGTGACTTCCTTTTTTGGAAGAAGCAATCCCAATTTCACTAAAGAAGAAAAAGCTTTGGTAGACAATGGCTCTAAAATATACGCCAGTCTGTGTGCCACCTGTCATGGCGCCCTGGGCAATGGGATTTCTGCCGGCCCTGGCAAATTGATCGCACCTTCCCTGATTGGATCAGCCCGTGTGCAGGCGCATCCTGACTATGTCATCAAAACCTTGCTGCATGGAGTGATCGGCGAACTGCAAAAAGAATCTTATGCCGGCATCATGATGGCACCAATGGGCAAAAACTCGGATGAATGGATCGCTTCAGTAGCTTCGTTTATCCGAGCCAATTTTGAGAATGAATCCTCTCCTGTCAGCCCGGCTGATGTCAGCAGGGTGCGTAAAGCCACCAGCAGTCAGACCAAATCTTATAAATTTGATTCATTGTGGGCATCTATACCCAAAGTATTGGAACTCCAGCCAAACTGGAAAGTGACCGCCAGTCATACCGGCAATGTGCGCAAGGGCAGCACTGCCTCCCCACGCGGTGCTTTTACTTTCGAAGGTTGGACCACAGAGAAGCTACAGCAAGAAGGTATGTGGTTCCACATAGAACTGCCGGCTACCAAAAAAATATCTGAGCTTCAATTTAAGTCACCTCAGATCAACAGGGGATTCAGACCGCCGATGCCACCACCCCTCCAAACTTGTCCCAGGGAATATAATCTCGAAGTATCGATAGATGGCAGCACGTGGACTAAAATAATAGATAAAGGAGCAGGTACCGGATCCTCCACGACCATTCGATTTGATCCCATTGAGGCCAGGTATATCCGCTTGACCCTCACCCAATCTGCATCCATCGTTAAGGGTGAACGAAGAGGCCAACCCTTCGATTACATAACCCCCTGGACCATGCGGGAATTTAAAATATTTGCTTTGTAA
- a CDS encoding metallophosphoesterase, producing the protein MKLFFSSIIILFFTNLWSSNTVPSIADGPYVNYRDKQIVVTTIYHDGNGKKYVGADSFAVSSKKSIELLVPTDEAGKNFVVKFKSKLENEKAEYNKVKKQFIVSDIEANFKAFRTLLQANGVIDENLDWTFGEGHLVLTGDFFDRGNQLNEVLWLIYSLEDKANAAKGYVHFILGNHEVMNLNADLRYVHPKYHENAQLMNRTYLSLFGDDTELGRWLRTKNIIERVGDMLCMHGGVSRYLNIMGLSLTEINGLARPYYADTSYNYPNVQTEIMFSDQGPLWYRGYYAGPANERATQGQVDSSLQLFRAKYIATGHTIVAHTVGLYFNGKVFNTDVPHAQGISEAILIEDNKFFKVNLKGERKEMVVEKS; encoded by the coding sequence ATGAAATTATTTTTTTCCAGCATTATTATTTTATTCTTTACCAATTTGTGGAGCTCTAATACAGTACCATCCATTGCTGATGGCCCTTATGTCAACTATCGTGACAAACAAATAGTGGTGACTACCATCTATCATGATGGCAATGGTAAAAAATATGTAGGCGCAGATAGTTTTGCTGTTTCTTCGAAAAAATCAATTGAATTATTAGTACCGACTGATGAGGCCGGAAAAAACTTTGTCGTCAAGTTTAAATCCAAGCTTGAAAATGAAAAAGCAGAGTATAACAAGGTAAAAAAACAATTTATCGTCTCTGATATAGAAGCCAATTTTAAAGCATTCAGGACTTTACTGCAAGCCAACGGTGTCATAGATGAAAATCTGGATTGGACATTTGGTGAAGGCCATCTGGTATTGACTGGTGACTTTTTTGATCGTGGAAATCAACTCAATGAAGTCTTATGGTTGATCTATTCTCTCGAAGATAAAGCCAATGCGGCCAAAGGATATGTACATTTTATCCTGGGCAATCACGAAGTGATGAATCTCAATGCTGACCTGCGATATGTACATCCTAAATATCATGAAAATGCGCAGCTGATGAATCGTACCTATTTATCGCTTTTTGGGGACGATACAGAGTTGGGCAGATGGTTGAGGACCAAAAATATTATCGAGCGGGTAGGTGATATGTTATGTATGCACGGAGGGGTATCCCGGTATTTAAACATTATGGGTTTGTCGCTCACAGAGATCAATGGCCTGGCAAGGCCGTATTACGCTGATACCTCTTACAACTATCCCAATGTTCAGACTGAGATCATGTTTAGTGATCAAGGTCCTCTTTGGTACAGAGGTTATTACGCAGGTCCTGCCAATGAACGTGCTACACAAGGTCAGGTAGATTCCAGCTTACAACTTTTCCGCGCTAAATATATCGCTACGGGCCATACGATCGTCGCGCATACCGTAGGCCTCTATTTTAACGGCAAAGTATTTAATACGGATGTGCCCCATGCCCAGGGGATCTCCGAAGCTATTCTCATAGAAGACAATAAGTTTTTTAAAGTCAATCTAAAAGGGGAACGCAAGGAGATGGTGGTTGAAAAATCATAG
- a CDS encoding sugar phosphate isomerase/epimerase, with protein sequence MNKKISLLILGTCFCCILSIDLAAQKSKSLYTAPFGVQAFTFRRSFPNSMEKTLDTIAMMGFTEIEGGGGRIAPEDFKRLCNDRGISIPSTGTGYEQLVKDPMKIAQTAKALGAQYVMCAWIPHQGAFNLDNAKKAVEDFNTAGKILKEQGLTFCYHVHGYEFGPYEKGTLLDYIIKNTNPDDVSFEMDVLWTQFGGGDPVKLLKKYKERWKLVHLKDLRKGVKKDLTGGTSPENDVPLGTGEIDIPGIVKQANKLGIKHFFIEDESSNMQGQVPQSIAYLKSLKK encoded by the coding sequence ATGAATAAAAAAATATCATTATTAATCCTGGGTACCTGTTTCTGCTGTATCCTTTCCATAGATTTGGCGGCTCAAAAATCAAAATCACTTTATACAGCTCCGTTTGGAGTACAGGCATTTACTTTCCGTAGAAGTTTTCCCAACAGCATGGAGAAGACGCTGGATACCATCGCTATGATGGGATTTACGGAGATTGAAGGCGGTGGTGGTCGTATAGCGCCGGAAGATTTTAAAAGACTTTGCAATGACAGAGGAATCAGTATTCCATCCACGGGTACGGGTTATGAACAACTTGTAAAAGATCCTATGAAAATAGCTCAAACTGCAAAAGCACTCGGGGCGCAATATGTGATGTGTGCATGGATACCGCACCAAGGTGCATTCAACCTGGACAATGCCAAAAAAGCAGTTGAAGATTTTAATACTGCCGGAAAAATATTGAAGGAACAAGGACTCACTTTTTGTTATCATGTACATGGCTATGAATTCGGGCCTTACGAAAAAGGCACGCTGCTAGACTACATCATAAAAAACACTAATCCGGATGATGTATCCTTTGAGATGGATGTGCTGTGGACACAGTTTGGTGGAGGTGATCCTGTGAAGCTTTTAAAAAAATATAAAGAACGTTGGAAGCTGGTCCATTTAAAAGATCTTCGCAAAGGGGTGAAAAAAGATCTTACAGGTGGTACCTCTCCGGAGAATGATGTCCCACTCGGTACAGGAGAAATAGATATACCTGGTATCGTCAAACAAGCCAACAAATTAGGCATCAAACATTTTTTTATAGAAGATGAAAGCAGCAATATGCAGGGCCAGGTACCTCAAAGCATCGCATATCTTAAGAGTTTAAAAAAATGA
- a CDS encoding sodium:calcium antiporter, which produces MLVDILTFFVALVTLLAAAKYFTEAAEVIGTWMRLPPFVIGIFIVGIGTSLPELISGVLSVQHGLSEIVPGNIIGANISNLLLITGLAVVLNKKNIILLSDYLYIDLHFLLGSFVYFAMIAYDGTIVFSEAIIGIFIFIIYSIYLIKGESKTSNELLVDKSLREKFPIKYLGIIVVTAIGIFYGANYTVQSLEHLANALAIPPAIIALTVLSIGTTLPELAVNITAIRRGKAELAMGNVLGSCVFNTLVIPSGAGLFGTITVPHSLLIFSLPMMGASGLLFYLLTQDKKISVWEGLLFLCLYVLFIFKVASGV; this is translated from the coding sequence ATGTTAGTAGATATTCTTACTTTTTTTGTTGCCCTGGTCACCCTGCTGGCAGCGGCAAAATATTTTACAGAAGCGGCGGAAGTCATCGGAACCTGGATGCGTCTGCCTCCCTTTGTCATTGGTATTTTCATCGTGGGTATAGGCACCTCTCTACCAGAACTGATATCCGGCGTATTGTCTGTGCAACATGGATTGTCAGAGATCGTGCCGGGCAATATCATCGGGGCCAATATCTCTAACCTTTTGCTCATCACCGGACTCGCAGTAGTACTCAATAAAAAAAATATTATTTTATTGAGTGACTATCTCTACATCGACTTACATTTTTTGTTAGGCAGTTTTGTATACTTTGCGATGATTGCCTATGATGGCACCATTGTTTTCTCAGAAGCAATAATAGGGATATTCATTTTTATCATTTATTCCATCTACCTAATCAAAGGAGAATCAAAGACTAGTAATGAATTGTTGGTGGACAAATCACTTCGTGAAAAATTTCCTATCAAATATTTGGGAATAATCGTGGTAACGGCCATTGGCATATTTTATGGTGCAAATTATACAGTACAATCATTAGAGCACCTGGCCAATGCCCTGGCTATTCCACCTGCCATCATTGCCCTGACGGTATTATCCATAGGCACCACCCTGCCGGAACTGGCAGTCAATATCACAGCTATACGCAGAGGCAAGGCTGAGCTCGCTATGGGCAATGTATTGGGATCTTGTGTCTTCAATACCCTGGTCATTCCAAGTGGTGCAGGGCTTTTCGGCACGATAACCGTGCCTCATAGCTTATTGATATTTTCCCTGCCGATGATGGGGGCGAGTGGTTTGTTGTTTTATTTACTTACCCAGGACAAAAAAATATCGGTATGGGAGGGGCTGCTGTTTTTATGTCTGTATGTGTTGTTTATTTTTAAGGTGGCGAGTGGGGTGTGA
- a CDS encoding bifunctional GNAT family N-acetyltransferase/carbon-nitrogen hydrolase family protein — protein sequence MKEIENIELTLLTMADYDELKTVMIESYVTMPDAFWREHQIRTLIEKFPEGQVIIKINNRIAGCALAIIIDYDSFEQQHTYREITGRYTFDTHTDLGDVMYGIDVFIKPAYRGLRLGRRLYDYRKELCEKLNLKGIAFGGRIPNYHKYADTITPKEYIEKVKRKEIHDPVLNFQISNDFHPVKILKGYLDGDKASNEFAVLLEWDNIYYEKPATQLTSRKKDIRLGLIQWQMRPYDSLDKLMQQVEYFVDAVSGYRADFALFPEFFNAPLMAENNHLSESQAIRELAKHTPEIVRRFSELSISYNINIITGSMPEMKNDRLYNVGYLCRRDGTTDRYEKIHVTPDESRVWGMQGGNTLKAYDTDCGKIGILICYDSEFPELSRLLADEGMDILFVPFLTDTQNGYSRVRHCSLARAIENECYVAIAGSVGNLPNVHNMDIQFAQSMIITPCDFSFPTNGIKAEATPNTEMIVIADVDLDLLRELNQFGSVRNLKDRRNDMFEVKRHPLPTI from the coding sequence ATGAAAGAAATAGAAAATATCGAATTGACCTTGCTCACCATGGCAGATTATGACGAACTCAAAACCGTCATGATCGAGTCCTATGTCACGATGCCTGATGCCTTCTGGCGGGAGCACCAGATCCGTACCTTGATTGAAAAATTTCCCGAAGGTCAGGTCATCATAAAAATCAATAATCGTATCGCAGGTTGCGCGTTAGCAATTATCATCGATTATGACAGTTTTGAGCAACAACATACTTATCGGGAAATCACCGGCAGATATACTTTTGACACCCATACGGACCTGGGGGATGTGATGTATGGCATCGATGTGTTTATCAAACCAGCATATCGTGGACTCAGACTGGGACGCCGATTGTATGACTACCGGAAGGAGCTTTGTGAAAAATTAAATCTCAAAGGCATAGCCTTCGGTGGACGCATACCTAATTATCACAAATACGCAGATACCATTACTCCTAAAGAATATATAGAAAAAGTGAAGCGAAAAGAGATCCATGATCCTGTACTTAACTTTCAAATATCCAATGATTTTCACCCGGTCAAAATACTCAAAGGCTACCTGGATGGTGACAAAGCATCCAATGAGTTTGCCGTGTTATTGGAGTGGGACAATATCTACTATGAAAAACCCGCTACCCAATTAACATCAAGAAAAAAAGATATACGACTCGGGCTGATCCAATGGCAGATGCGACCTTATGACAGTCTCGACAAGCTGATGCAGCAAGTAGAATATTTTGTAGATGCGGTCTCGGGTTATCGGGCAGACTTCGCCTTATTTCCTGAGTTTTTTAATGCTCCGCTGATGGCAGAAAACAATCACCTGTCCGAGTCCCAGGCGATCAGGGAGCTGGCCAAACATACCCCCGAAATCGTCAGGAGATTTTCAGAATTGTCGATCTCTTACAATATCAATATCATCACAGGCAGCATGCCGGAGATGAAAAATGACCGGCTGTACAATGTGGGTTATCTCTGTCGCAGGGATGGTACCACCGACCGATATGAGAAAATCCATGTCACTCCCGACGAATCCAGGGTCTGGGGTATGCAGGGAGGTAATACGCTCAAAGCTTATGACACAGACTGTGGCAAGATCGGGATACTGATCTGTTATGATTCAGAATTTCCGGAGCTCAGTCGATTGCTGGCAGATGAAGGCATGGACATACTCTTTGTTCCGTTTCTGACTGATACTCAAAACGGGTATTCACGTGTTCGCCACTGCTCCCTCGCGCGCGCGATCGAAAATGAATGTTATGTAGCTATTGCGGGCAGTGTGGGCAATCTCCCCAATGTACACAATATGGATATCCAATTTGCCCAGTCGATGATCATCACCCCCTGCGATTTTTCTTTTCCTACCAATGGGATCAAAGCAGAAGCCACCCCCAACACTGAAATGATCGTGATCGCGGATGTTGACCTGGACCTTCTGCGGGAACTCAATCAATTTGGCAGCGTACGTAATCTCAAGGATAGGAGGAATGATATGTTTGAGGTTAAAAGGCATCCGCTCCCCACCATATAG
- a CDS encoding type II toxin-antitoxin system Phd/YefM family antitoxin yields the protein MIVANFSELRNSLKKYLDEVEDNQETLIVKRGTGKGTVIISLAEYNSIMETMYLLKSRKNADRIYESIQQIQKDHRVVKKLSDFK from the coding sequence ATGATAGTGGCAAATTTTAGCGAACTCAGAAATTCCTTAAAAAAATATCTAGATGAGGTAGAGGACAATCAAGAAACCCTCATAGTCAAAAGAGGTACAGGCAAAGGCACTGTTATTATTTCTTTAGCTGAATACAATTCTATCATGGAAACCATGTATCTATTAAAATCCAGGAAGAATGCGGATAGAATATATGAATCTATTCAGCAAATACAAAAAGATCATAGAGTAGTTAAAAAATTAAGCGATTTTAAGTGA
- a CDS encoding type II toxin-antitoxin system YoeB family toxin, producing MVQLKFDLAGLWSRRIDHEHRIIYQIVGKNLFINGCRYHDDK from the coding sequence ATGGTACAATTAAAGTTTGATTTGGCTGGTTTGTGGTCAAGAAGGATTGATCATGAGCACAGGATTATTTATCAAATTGTAGGAAAAAATCTGTTCATCAATGGATGCAGGTACCATGATGATAAGTAA
- a CDS encoding PSD1 domain-containing protein, translating into MVVVGIMQSCTGDSEEKIPSTVDFNLHIRPILADRCFKCHGPDANKREAQLRLDIPDSAYAPLKESKGKFAIVPGDLQASEMYVRMTSQDTSIQMPPPESNLKLSAREIKLFKKWIEQGAVYKQHWAFIAPQPQPVPQTKNSTWPINEIDHFVLNKMVDKKLKPNKEADKERLLKRLSFDLIGLPPSLEQQDRFVQDQAPDAYDKIVDELLANKHYGEKMAIAWLDVARYADSHGYQDDGLRTMWPWRDWVIHAFNENYPYDKFVTWQLAGDLIPDHTKEMELATGFNRNHKITQEGGIIDEEYRLEYVTDRTNTFAKTFLALTMECAKCHDHKYDPIAQKDYYSTFAFFNQVNEKGLVGDISLASLADPPYMSITTEDVNKMMQFINKKDTSPVRVMVMRDSSVERPTYILKRGVYDQPGDLVHKNTPPKVFPFDTTRLPRNRLGLAEWLFDKKHPLTARVFVNRMWQEIFGRGLVRTSGDFGMQGELPSHPELLDWLALDFMDHGWDIKRLVKQIVTSATYRQSSEVMPEKYAIDPENIYLSSAHRTRLQAELLKDHILASSGLLYDAIGGPSVKPYQPKGIWESATSGRGQLAAYVQDHGQLLYRRGMYNFIKRTAPPPSMLTFDGSNRDQCEVRRVITNTPLQALVLLNDPQVLEASRVFAEKLLTDSQDTREILVKAFRTIVCRQPDQTEQDILTGFFTEEKLKFEHNPEKATQLLAIGEYKKAMGEDKPTAAALMQTIHMIYNLEEAVTKT; encoded by the coding sequence ATGGTAGTGGTAGGCATTATGCAATCCTGTACTGGGGATTCCGAAGAAAAAATACCTTCAACGGTCGACTTTAACCTCCATATCAGGCCCATCCTGGCCGATCGGTGTTTTAAGTGCCATGGTCCTGACGCCAATAAACGTGAGGCTCAGCTCAGGCTGGATATCCCGGATAGCGCTTATGCCCCACTTAAAGAAAGCAAAGGAAAATTTGCCATTGTACCAGGTGATCTGCAAGCTTCCGAGATGTATGTGCGTATGACCTCCCAGGATACTTCCATCCAGATGCCTCCGCCGGAGTCTAATCTTAAACTGTCCGCCCGCGAAATAAAATTGTTTAAAAAATGGATCGAGCAGGGCGCTGTATATAAGCAACATTGGGCCTTCATCGCCCCTCAACCCCAGCCGGTGCCTCAGACCAAAAATTCTACCTGGCCTATCAATGAAATCGATCATTTTGTTTTGAATAAAATGGTAGACAAAAAACTCAAACCTAATAAAGAGGCTGACAAAGAAAGACTGCTTAAAAGATTGAGTTTTGATCTCATCGGCCTGCCACCCAGCCTGGAGCAACAGGATCGGTTCGTGCAAGATCAGGCACCCGATGCCTATGATAAGATCGTCGATGAACTGCTGGCGAATAAACACTATGGTGAAAAAATGGCCATAGCCTGGCTCGATGTGGCTCGGTATGCCGATAGTCATGGCTACCAGGACGATGGCCTTCGTACCATGTGGCCCTGGAGGGATTGGGTGATACATGCCTTCAACGAAAACTACCCATATGACAAGTTCGTCACCTGGCAATTGGCTGGTGACCTCATACCTGACCACACCAAAGAGATGGAGCTGGCTACCGGCTTCAACCGAAATCATAAGATCACCCAGGAGGGCGGCATCATAGATGAAGAATACAGATTGGAATATGTCACTGATCGCACCAATACTTTCGCCAAGACTTTTCTGGCTCTGACCATGGAGTGTGCCAAATGTCATGATCACAAGTATGATCCCATCGCTCAGAAGGATTATTACAGCACATTTGCATTTTTTAATCAAGTTAATGAAAAAGGGCTCGTAGGGGATATCAGCCTTGCCTCTTTGGCTGACCCTCCATATATGTCTATCACTACGGAGGATGTCAATAAGATGATGCAATTCATCAATAAAAAAGATACCTCGCCCGTGCGCGTGATGGTCATGCGGGACAGCAGTGTCGAGCGACCAACCTATATATTAAAAAGAGGTGTGTATGACCAACCGGGTGATCTGGTGCACAAGAATACACCGCCCAAAGTATTCCCATTCGACACGACCAGGCTGCCTCGCAACAGATTGGGTCTGGCAGAATGGTTGTTTGACAAAAAACATCCCCTTACTGCGAGGGTCTTTGTCAACAGAATGTGGCAGGAGATCTTCGGCAGAGGATTGGTCAGGACTTCCGGTGATTTTGGCATGCAGGGGGAGCTGCCTTCTCATCCGGAACTGTTGGATTGGTTAGCATTAGACTTTATGGATCATGGCTGGGATATCAAAAGGCTGGTCAAACAGATCGTGACCTCTGCTACCTACCGGCAATCTTCTGAAGTAATGCCTGAAAAGTATGCCATCGATCCGGAAAATATCTATCTGAGCAGTGCGCATCGTACCCGGCTCCAGGCAGAACTACTCAAAGATCATATCCTGGCCAGCAGTGGCTTACTCTATGATGCGATCGGAGGACCAAGTGTAAAACCATATCAGCCCAAAGGCATCTGGGAGTCTGCGACCTCCGGCCGAGGGCAACTGGCTGCCTATGTGCAAGATCATGGTCAACTATTGTACCGTCGTGGTATGTATAATTTTATCAAGCGTACAGCACCGCCTCCGTCCATGCTGACTTTCGACGGATCTAACCGGGACCAGTGCGAAGTACGACGCGTGATCACCAATACTCCACTGCAAGCACTGGTCTTGCTCAATGATCCCCAGGTACTTGAAGCCTCCAGGGTATTTGCCGAAAAACTATTGACTGACTCCCAGGATACCAGGGAAATTCTAGTCAAAGCTTTTCGTACCATCGTGTGCCGTCAACCTGATCAAACAGAACAAGACATCCTGACCGGATTTTTTACGGAAGAAAAACTCAAGTTTGAACACAACCCAGAAAAAGCGACTCAACTCTTAGCTATCGGCGAATACAAAAAAGCTATGGGTGAAGACAAACCTACTGCAGCAGCACTCATGCAGACCATTCATATGATCTATAATCTCGAAGAAGCAGTCACCAAAACTTAA